One window of Hydractinia symbiolongicarpus strain clone_291-10 chromosome 3, HSymV2.1, whole genome shotgun sequence genomic DNA carries:
- the LOC130635748 gene encoding uncharacterized protein LOC130635748 — protein sequence MLMEGSSHYIGFGVQAGPIFLVAKNKSVIIQANAERDLYLMMEKPANRSSWLFSGDNVNITYKIGYTTNSIVADNLLAIFSTKYFLLTNVYQSGVIPPFGSINATAYKVDLGTTLKQGDAFQGELELTLKSNISPLLKLSTTMTLFYDNNKTAQDPIVTTADLFTSGTPVVTYEMKDQSNITSGMKRTLFITILLIKMSSPIKVELVTSVANRLPVMHILSFDVVHVGKNIKGLNNSATATFFTTTNDTSSRDQAALNLGIGVNESPSTANSTHNQIQLSCEVIAVENRNMTNSSSYSIASGLIAEPRLMWVGRFLINSYISSDRRPKLFLKYDFTENGDTYTFNVFINHTEHSDQVAYNVTLEYYLPPYLEFVNWTGDNSVQKQAKDTRFLVKKLFFTSEISNSITAILRKKKSPQTGEVDFVVPIRLQYTDVENTKKWRYWKSVKLSVEVPESPPIIGRSVKAKPNFYGRGFYIDNTSGFVYVCMSQHVTSQIPACYFTDDDGAGWIRLDSRIGCVLGHDNSRVLYAIARNQITYMKHNSTEDEWYPVTDNAFPMNNFQFKNVENAEGIKARHLPPAQYTEQLISGKQWTGTDHGLFYRRTSGHDWVLRARWRL from the exons ATGTTAATGGAAGGAAGTAGCCATTATATCGGTTTTGGTGTCCAAGCGGGACCAATATTTTTAGTAGCAAAGAATAAATCTGTTATAATTCAGGCA AATGCGGAACGAGATTTGTATTTGATGATGGAAAAACCTGCAAATAGATCCTCTTGGTTATTTAGTGGTGACAATGTGAATATAACATACAAAATTGGTTATACAACAAATTCAATAGTTGCAGACAATCttttagcaattttttcaacgaaatattttcttcttacaaatgTATATCAATCTGGTGTTATTCCACCGTTTGGTTCAATCAATGCAACAGCGTACAAAGTTGATCTAGGCACCACACTAAAACAAG GTGATGCATTTCAAGGTGAATTAGAGTTGACATTAAAAAGTAACATCAGCCCGCTTCTTAAACTTTCAACTACAATGACTTTATTTTACGATAACAACAAAACCGCCCAAGATCCGATAGTTACTACAGCCGACTTATTTACCTCTGGCACACCCGTGGTTACGTATGAGATGAAAGATCAATCAAACATAACTTCTGGAATGAAAAGGACATTGTTTATCACAATTTTACTCATTAAAATGAGCTCACCAATAAAAGTAGAG CTCGTGACTTCTGTAGCCAACCGTCTTCCAGTGATGCATATCCTGTCTTTTGATGTTGTACACGTAGGAAAAAACATCAAAGGACTGAACAATTCTGCAACTGCGACCTTTTTTACCACAACAAACGATACATCATCAAGAGATCAAGCTGCTCTCAATTTGGGAATTGGAGTAAACGAGTCTCCCTCAACAGCCAATTCAACGCATAACCAAATCCAGCTTAGTTGTGAAGTAATTGCGGTTGAAAACAGAAATATGACAAATAGTTCTTCATATTCAATCGCATCAGGTCTCATTGCTGAACCAAGATTGATGTGGGTTGGCCGGTTTTTAATAAACTCTTACATATCAAGTGACAGGcgtccaaagttgtttcttAAGTATGATTTTACAGAGAATGG AGATACATATACGTTCAATGTGTTTATCAATCATACTGAACATTCCGATCAGGTTGCGTATAATGTTACATTGGAATATTACCTTCCACCATACTTGGAGTTTGTAAACTGGACTGGTGATAATTCTGTGCAGAAACAAGCAAAAGACACACGTTTTCTG gtaaagaaactttttttcacCTCGGAGATTTCAAACTCAATTACCGCAATattgagaaagaagaaatcTCCTCAAACTGGCGAGGTGGATTTTGTCGTGCCTATTCGATTGCAATATACTGATGTTGAAAACACGAAAAAATGGCGGTACTGGAAATCTGTGAAGCTTTCAGTTGAAGTACCGGAAAGTCCACCGATCATTGGAAGATCAGTAAAAGCAAAACCTA atttCTATGGAAGAGGCTTTTACATTGATAATACATCTGGGTTTGTCTATGTCTGCATGAGTCAGCATGTAACAAG TCAAATACCAGCATGTTACTTCACAGATGATGATGGTGCAGGATGGATAC GGTTGGACAGCAGAATCGGGTGTGTGCTGGGACATGATAATAGTCGTGTTTTGTATGCAATAGCGCGCAATCAGATCACGTATATGAAACATAACAGCACAGAAGATGAGTGGTACCCAGTAACTGACAACGCTTTTCCAATGAATAATTTTCAAttcaaaaatgttgaaaatgcaGAAGGGATTAAGGCAAGGCATTTGCCACCTGCCCAGTACACTGAACAACTGATCTCTGGAAAACAGTGGACCG gTACAGACCATGGTCTGTTTTACCGCCGAACAAGTGGACACGATTGGGTGCTGCGAGCAAGATGGAGATTGTAG
- the LOC130635750 gene encoding uncharacterized protein LOC130635750 produces MTALDGVNFYIYLTILIMLKTAMSGSVEAIIKNIEATGNSTAELSWRVETNKDGERVFGVELSEGGLVLVDGRSATVNDAGKNKFGGRLSASFSNNVYKMFIKKIQYNEAKSFTLIAAFEWKSTLVPVNDTATITSVKG; encoded by the exons ATGACAGCTTTGGATGgtgtaaatttttatatttatttaacaattttgaTAATGCTGAAGACAG CAATGTCTGGGTCAGTTGAAGCTATTATAAAGAACATAGAAGCAACTGGTAACTCAACTGCAGAATTAAGTTGGAGAGTGGAAACTAATAAGGATGGAGAAAGGGTATTTGGTGTGGAGTTGTCCGAAGGTGGTTTGGTATTAGTAGATGGAAGGTCTGCAACAGTAAATGACGCTGGTAAAAACAAATTTGGTGGTCGATTATCAGCAAGCTTTTCAAATAATGTGTATAAAATGTTCATTAAGAAAATCCAATACAATGAAGCAAAGTCTTTTACATTAATAGCTGCATTCGAATGGAAGTCAACTTTAGTTCCTGTAAATGATACTGCAACTATCACAAGTGTTAAAGGttag